A section of the Roseivirga sp. BDSF3-8 genome encodes:
- a CDS encoding glycosyltransferase, with protein sequence MARKKILFTSLLKPVTEPRMYLKLALSVAQTSKYAINIIGFKSKNLPPSAGITFIPLFDFNRLSWRRFTAPIKFTIYLLKVNPDLIVVSSIDFQIVTITYKLLFGSKICYDVQENHSRNIRYGNSLPAAIRHLSAWLVRLKERIFIPFADLIVVAEKCYPDQMPYLKNRPILVLENKYRGTLAEEYFPIKEIKTLHLVYTGTLHPSRGIKEAILFTVRLQKHRACRLTIAGFSAIEGFREQLEDMVAPFPFIELIQEAFPLPYEEIVRHIVAADVVLLPLKPDKSTENKVPTKLYEALALKKPILLQQNPPLERICSRYNAAIAIDFATAPAEKVSEALNTTGFYTKMPGKEVLWAPEGEAFTTAVSQLLN encoded by the coding sequence GTATCTAAAACTGGCCCTATCGGTGGCCCAAACAAGTAAATATGCCATAAATATCATAGGCTTTAAGTCAAAAAATCTTCCCCCTTCTGCAGGCATTACCTTCATTCCTCTTTTCGATTTTAACAGACTGAGCTGGAGACGTTTTACAGCACCTATAAAATTTACTATTTATCTGCTTAAAGTAAATCCTGATCTGATCGTAGTTAGTAGCATTGATTTTCAGATAGTTACGATAACATACAAACTTTTATTTGGCTCAAAAATATGCTATGACGTTCAGGAAAACCATTCTCGTAATATACGCTATGGAAATAGCCTTCCTGCTGCTATTCGTCACCTGTCGGCCTGGCTGGTAAGACTAAAAGAGCGCATTTTTATTCCCTTTGCCGACCTGATAGTGGTAGCGGAAAAGTGCTATCCGGATCAAATGCCTTACCTGAAAAACAGGCCAATACTGGTACTGGAAAACAAGTACCGGGGAACCCTTGCAGAAGAATATTTTCCAATTAAGGAGATAAAAACACTTCATTTGGTATATACTGGCACACTACATCCTAGTCGTGGGATTAAAGAAGCCATATTGTTTACCGTCCGATTACAGAAACACAGGGCCTGCCGGCTTACCATTGCCGGATTTTCGGCCATAGAAGGCTTCAGAGAGCAGCTAGAGGACATGGTGGCTCCATTTCCGTTCATAGAGCTCATACAGGAGGCCTTTCCTCTGCCCTATGAAGAGATTGTGAGGCACATAGTGGCCGCAGATGTGGTCCTCCTGCCATTGAAACCTGATAAGAGCACGGAAAATAAGGTACCCACCAAACTGTATGAGGCACTCGCCCTCAAAAAACCCATCCTCTTACAACAAAATCCGCCTCTGGAAAGGATATGTAGCCGATATAATGCCGCTATCGCGATTGATTTTGCTACTGCTCCGGCTGAGAAGGTGTCTGAGGCCCTTAATACCACGGGTTTTTACACAAAAATGCCCGGTAAGGAAGTTCTCTGGGCTCCGGAAGGCGAAGCATTTACGACAGCAGTCTCTCAGTTGCTGAATTAA